In Verrucomicrobiota bacterium, the following proteins share a genomic window:
- the panB gene encoding 3-methyl-2-oxobutanoate hydroxymethyltransferase — protein sequence MKSVLDFQNKKALGESISMVTSYDTWSAKIINDSAIDCILVGDSASMVMHGYPSTVHATIEMMASHVRAVSQGAPNKFIIGDIPFLAHRKGRNVLMNAVEMLMKAGAHAIKLEGARGHLDEVSYIVQSGVPVMGHLGLTPQSVNQLGGFKVQGKGEDTALGIYEDALALEKAGCFSMVLECIPAPLGHKITQALSIPTIGIGSGADTSGQVLVLQDLLGMDPSFKPKFVRRYLDGHALIKSALNQFDADVKSNGFPVISESFV from the coding sequence GTGAAAAGCGTACTCGATTTCCAAAACAAAAAGGCACTGGGAGAATCTATCTCTATGGTGACCAGCTACGACACTTGGTCGGCCAAGATTATTAATGACTCGGCCATCGATTGTATCTTGGTAGGGGATAGTGCATCCATGGTCATGCATGGATATCCCAGCACGGTTCACGCGACTATTGAAATGATGGCTTCTCATGTTCGGGCGGTTTCTCAAGGGGCGCCGAACAAGTTCATTATAGGTGATATTCCCTTTCTTGCTCATCGCAAAGGGCGAAACGTGCTTATGAATGCGGTGGAGATGCTAATGAAGGCCGGTGCTCATGCTATAAAACTGGAAGGCGCACGTGGTCATCTCGATGAGGTTTCCTATATTGTACAATCCGGAGTCCCGGTTATGGGGCACCTAGGCTTGACTCCCCAATCGGTTAACCAGCTTGGTGGATTCAAGGTCCAGGGCAAAGGAGAGGATACGGCGCTTGGCATTTATGAGGACGCTCTGGCACTCGAAAAAGCCGGTTGTTTTTCAATGGTACTGGAATGTATTCCAGCTCCCTTAGGTCATAAAATTACCCAAGCACTCAGCATCCCGACGATTGGGATTGGTTCGGGAGCTGACACATCAGGTCAAGTCCTGGTCTTGCAAGATCTACTTGGCATGGACCCGAGTTTTAAACCCAAGTTCGTTCGACGTTACCTGGATGGTCATGCACTCATCAAGTCGGCCTTGAACCAGTTTGATGCCGATGTGAAATCCAATGGGTTCCCGGTAATAAGTGAAAGCTTTGTATGA